A part of Prolixibacteraceae bacterium genomic DNA contains:
- a CDS encoding formylglycine-generating enzyme family protein, giving the protein MTNTNQNEKIDKFINAEGEKVDISQMVYIPEVTYTMGARDIKFARADEYPTHQVKLDAYYIDKHLVTNAEYAAFVEATGYVTTAEKAPTWEELKQYAPPGTPKPADSLLIAASLVFTPPNHPVSFNDATIWWSWRGGASWRHPQGPNSDIKGKENHPVVQVSWFDAMAYAKWAGKRLITEAEWEYAARGGHEDYIYSWGNQRINEGMPKANSWDGAFPYRNDLKDGFYDTSPVDQYPPNGFGLLDMAGNVWEWTNDWYRNDYYQTCKGQGVMHNPKGVSREASFDPNEPGVPKKAQRGGSYLCNDSYCSGYRSASRMKSSPDSGMPHLGFRCAVSASSMKQLD; this is encoded by the coding sequence ATGACGAATACCAATCAAAATGAGAAGATAGACAAATTCATTAATGCTGAAGGTGAAAAAGTAGACATAAGTCAGATGGTATATATACCTGAGGTTACCTATACAATGGGAGCCCGTGATATTAAATTTGCTCGTGCTGATGAATACCCTACACACCAAGTAAAACTGGATGCCTATTATATAGATAAGCATCTAGTAACCAACGCGGAATATGCAGCTTTTGTGGAGGCTACAGGGTATGTGACTACAGCCGAAAAGGCTCCAACATGGGAAGAGCTAAAACAATATGCTCCTCCTGGAACCCCCAAACCAGCTGATTCACTATTGATCGCAGCCTCATTGGTCTTTACCCCTCCTAACCACCCTGTTTCGTTTAATGATGCAACCATATGGTGGTCATGGCGAGGTGGTGCTAGCTGGAGACATCCACAAGGTCCCAATAGTGATATTAAAGGCAAAGAGAATCATCCTGTAGTACAGGTTTCATGGTTTGATGCCATGGCCTATGCAAAGTGGGCTGGTAAACGTCTTATTACCGAAGCCGAATGGGAATATGCCGCTCGTGGTGGTCATGAAGACTATATCTACTCGTGGGGAAACCAACGAATTAATGAAGGAATGCCTAAAGCCAACTCTTGGGATGGTGCATTCCCTTATCGTAACGACCTGAAAGATGGCTTCTACGATACTTCTCCCGTGGATCAATATCCTCCTAACGGTTTCGGCCTTCTCGATATGGCAGGTAATGTATGGGAGTGGACCAACGACTGGTATCGAAATGATTATTACCAAACCTGCAAAGGCCAAGGAGTCATGCACAACCCCAAAGGAGTATCACGAGAAGCATCTTTTGATCCCAACGAGCCTGGAGTGCCTAAAAAAGCACAGCGAGGTGGTTCTTACTTATGTAATGATAGTTATTGTTCTGGTTATCGTTCGGCATCACGAATGAAATCATCGCCTGATAGTGGAATGCCACATCTAGGGTTTCGATGTGCTGTTTCAGCTTCATCGATGAAACAGCTTGATTGA
- the lon gene encoding endopeptidase La, producing MGEDYIPIIADGNEADLAAVPMPDALPILPLRNTVLFPGVVMPITVGRKKSLELIREAYADNRLIGTIAQKEGKIEDPTKEDMYQVGTMAEILKILEMPDGSTSVVIQGKRRFKVLDIFQEDPYFRALVVPTPEDLPDTHSREFDAVISTLKELAGKIVAGGADIPAEAQFALKNIENSTFLINFLCNNSNVTCDERQELLELDSIRSRGGKLITHLVKEVQVIELKQDIQNKVKTDMDQQQREYLLHQQMKTIQDELGGNPLEQEIEEFRVRADEKQWSKEIAEIFYKELDKLQRLNPAAGEYSVQSGYVEMLLDLPWGECSEDNFNMDHAEEVLDADHYGLEKVKDRILEHLAVLKLKGDMKSPILCLYGPPGVGKTSLGKSIAKSLDREYVRMSLGGLHDESEIRGHRRTYIGAMPGRIIQNIKKAGTSNPVFILDEIDKISNDFHGDPASALLEVLDPEQNATFHDNYLDIDYDLSKVMFIATANSLSSLHPALRDRMELIDVSGYLVEEKIEIAKRHLLPRQIENHGLNTEDVLIDDKAIEAIIDRYTRESGVRLLDKMMAKLCRRIAKKVAFGNEYNKAVSVDDLKEYLGTSVYTKELYEGNEYAGVVTGLAWTAVGGEILYIETSINKGNGKLTLTGNLGEVMKESAMIAMQYLRAHAEEFDIDPKILDKWNVHVHVPEGAIPKDGPSAGITMATALASSFTQRKVKKNIAMTGEITLRGKVLPVGGIKEKILAAKRSGVKEIILSEDNKKDIEDIKELYIQGLKFHYVRNISDVLSVALLKSKVDNAISFKE from the coding sequence ATGGGAGAAGACTATATACCTATCATCGCAGATGGAAACGAAGCTGATTTAGCTGCAGTTCCAATGCCTGATGCATTGCCTATATTGCCTTTACGCAACACTGTTCTATTTCCTGGTGTTGTGATGCCGATAACTGTAGGGCGTAAAAAGTCGCTAGAGTTAATTCGCGAGGCGTATGCTGATAATAGATTGATTGGTACTATCGCACAAAAGGAAGGGAAGATTGAGGATCCAACCAAGGAAGACATGTACCAAGTTGGTACCATGGCTGAGATTCTTAAGATCTTAGAGATGCCTGATGGTTCAACTTCAGTGGTAATCCAAGGTAAGAGACGATTCAAAGTATTGGATATTTTCCAAGAGGACCCTTATTTCCGTGCTTTAGTTGTACCTACGCCAGAAGATTTGCCTGACACTCACTCAAGAGAGTTTGATGCCGTTATCAGTACACTAAAAGAGCTTGCAGGTAAGATTGTTGCTGGAGGAGCTGATATTCCTGCAGAAGCACAATTTGCCTTAAAGAATATAGAGAACAGCACCTTCTTGATTAACTTCTTATGTAACAACTCCAACGTTACATGTGATGAACGTCAAGAGTTGTTAGAGTTAGATAGTATCCGTAGTCGTGGTGGTAAACTGATTACGCATCTAGTAAAAGAGGTACAGGTCATTGAGTTGAAGCAAGATATCCAAAACAAGGTGAAAACCGATATGGATCAGCAACAACGTGAATACCTTCTTCATCAACAGATGAAAACTATTCAAGATGAGCTCGGGGGCAATCCTTTAGAGCAAGAGATTGAAGAGTTTCGTGTGAGAGCCGATGAGAAGCAGTGGTCTAAGGAGATCGCTGAGATATTCTACAAGGAGCTGGATAAACTACAACGTTTGAATCCTGCTGCTGGAGAATACTCGGTCCAATCAGGCTATGTAGAGATGCTATTAGACCTTCCATGGGGTGAGTGTTCGGAAGACAACTTCAATATGGACCATGCTGAGGAAGTTTTGGATGCAGACCATTACGGATTAGAGAAGGTTAAAGATCGTATCCTTGAACACCTTGCTGTGTTAAAGTTAAAAGGGGACATGAAATCTCCTATTCTTTGTCTTTATGGCCCTCCTGGGGTCGGTAAAACCTCGCTTGGTAAGTCGATTGCAAAATCTCTTGATAGAGAATATGTAAGAATGAGCCTTGGTGGACTTCATGACGAGTCTGAAATTCGTGGACACCGTCGTACATATATAGGAGCCATGCCAGGTCGTATCATCCAAAATATAAAGAAAGCAGGTACTTCAAATCCTGTATTTATTCTGGATGAGATAGATAAAATATCTAATGATTTCCATGGTGACCCTGCTTCTGCACTACTTGAAGTGTTAGATCCAGAGCAAAATGCAACATTCCATGACAACTATTTAGATATCGATTATGATCTATCTAAGGTGATGTTTATTGCAACTGCAAACTCATTAAGCTCACTGCATCCAGCACTGAGAGATCGTATGGAGCTGATCGATGTGAGTGGTTATCTTGTGGAAGAGAAGATCGAGATAGCAAAACGTCATTTGCTTCCTCGTCAAATCGAAAATCACGGATTGAACACTGAAGATGTTCTGATAGATGACAAGGCTATTGAGGCAATTATTGATCGTTACACAAGAGAATCAGGTGTGCGTCTACTAGATAAGATGATGGCTAAACTATGTCGTCGTATTGCAAAGAAGGTCGCTTTTGGTAACGAGTATAATAAGGCGGTTAGTGTCGACGATCTAAAAGAGTATTTAGGTACATCTGTTTACACTAAAGAACTTTATGAAGGAAATGAGTATGCTGGTGTTGTAACAGGCTTAGCTTGGACTGCAGTTGGCGGTGAGATTCTTTATATCGAAACCAGTATCAACAAAGGAAATGGTAAGTTAACTCTTACAGGTAACCTTGGCGAAGTCATGAAAGAGTCTGCAATGATTGCAATGCAGTACTTGAGAGCACATGCTGAAGAGTTCGACATCGATCCTAAAATACTTGATAAGTGGAATGTCCATGTCCACGTACCTGAAGGAGCAATCCCTAAGGATGGACCATCAGCAGGTATCACTATGGCTACAGCTCTTGCTTCTAGCTTTACTCAACGTAAAGTGAAGAAGAACATTGCGATGACTGGTGAGATCACTTTGAGAGGTAAAGTACTCCCTGTTGGAGGTATCAAGGAGAAGATTCTTGCAGCAAAACGTTCTGGTGTTAAAGAGATTATCCTTTCTGAAGACAATAAAAAAGATATTGAAGATATCAAAGAGTTGTACATCCAGGGACTTAAATTCCACTATGTACGCAACATCTCTGATGTACTATCTGTCGCACTTTTAAAGTCTAAAGTCGATAATGCTATCTCATTCAAAGAGTAA
- a CDS encoding type B 50S ribosomal protein L31: MKQGIHPENYRQVCFKDMSNGETFVTKSTVETKDTVEIDGVEYPLVKLEISSTSHPFYTGKMKLVDTAGRVDKFMNKYKKHLTKK; the protein is encoded by the coding sequence ATGAAACAAGGAATACACCCAGAAAATTATAGACAAGTTTGTTTCAAGGACATGTCTAACGGTGAGACTTTTGTCACTAAATCGACTGTTGAGACTAAAGATACAGTCGAAATTGATGGAGTTGAATACCCTCTAGTGAAACTAGAAATTTCTAGTACTTCACACCCTTTCTATACTGGTAAAATGAAACTTGTAGATACTGCAGGACGTGTTGACAAGTTCATGAACAAGTACAAGAAACATCTTACGAAGAAATAA
- a CDS encoding GNAT family N-acetyltransferase has translation MKIISVDSDSLEKAFLTLPIFIYKNDHNWVRPLDKMITSVFNREQNGFFKHGDAHRWLVFDDNDQCVGRIAAFYDEKKAFTFSQPTGGVGFFESVDDQKVADLLFDTAKEWLTTQGMQAMDGPINFGENMVNWGLLVDGFHPQTFGIPYNPKYYELLFENYGFKTYYEQYCYRMNISEGLNPRLMKIAQWISRRPGYHFGHMKFDNLEKYVNDFMTIYSKAWRSHDNFKGVDVKEIKEIGTFLKRLADEKYFWFAYKDDEPIAFFAMIPDWNQILKHLNGKINIYSIIKFLYLRRKKTITRARCFVMGVVPEFQGSGVESAIFAQLEKVLDKQPWMTELEFSWVGDFNPKMELLYQSVGGKKASTLLTMRYLFDPSKSFERAPILHESMKDKAKGAKN, from the coding sequence ATGAAGATAATTAGCGTAGATTCTGACTCACTAGAGAAGGCGTTTTTAACCCTTCCAATTTTCATTTATAAGAATGATCACAATTGGGTTCGTCCACTGGATAAGATGATTACATCTGTTTTTAATCGTGAACAGAATGGATTTTTTAAACATGGTGATGCACACCGTTGGCTTGTTTTTGATGACAATGACCAATGTGTAGGACGTATTGCAGCATTTTATGATGAGAAAAAAGCATTCACTTTTTCTCAGCCTACAGGAGGTGTCGGTTTTTTTGAATCTGTAGATGATCAAAAAGTGGCAGATCTTTTGTTTGATACAGCCAAAGAGTGGTTAACAACTCAAGGGATGCAGGCGATGGATGGGCCAATTAATTTCGGTGAGAACATGGTCAATTGGGGACTCCTTGTCGATGGTTTCCATCCTCAAACTTTTGGTATTCCATATAACCCTAAATACTACGAACTTCTTTTTGAGAATTACGGATTTAAAACATACTACGAACAATACTGCTATCGTATGAATATTTCCGAAGGGTTGAATCCTCGATTAATGAAGATTGCCCAGTGGATTTCGCGCAGGCCAGGTTATCATTTTGGGCATATGAAATTTGATAACCTTGAGAAATATGTGAATGACTTCATGACAATATATAGTAAAGCATGGAGGAGTCATGATAACTTCAAAGGGGTCGATGTGAAGGAGATAAAAGAGATTGGAACTTTCTTAAAGCGATTGGCCGATGAGAAATATTTCTGGTTTGCATATAAGGATGACGAACCTATTGCTTTCTTTGCGATGATCCCAGATTGGAATCAGATATTGAAACATTTAAATGGAAAGATTAATATTTATTCCATCATAAAATTCTTATATTTGCGCAGGAAAAAAACAATAACACGTGCTCGTTGCTTTGTAATGGGTGTCGTTCCTGAGTTTCAAGGTTCTGGTGTAGAATCAGCCATCTTTGCACAGCTTGAAAAAGTGCTAGATAAGCAACCTTGGATGACGGAGCTTGAGTTTTCTTGGGTTGGTGATTTTAATCCCAAAATGGAGCTATTATACCAGTCGGTTGGTGGTAAAAAAGCATCAACTCTTTTGACGATGCGTTACTTGTTTGATCCCTCAAAATCCTTTGAAAGGGCACCTATTTTACATGAATCAATGAAGGATAAAGCAAAAGGTGCCAAGAATTAG
- a CDS encoding DNA alkylation repair protein — MDFLLDNPEIEKIYQEIVKMIIPLKNGIVADSMSARGINYKVNLGASTLSLHDLSKKYQKNHLLALKLWNKGWRETMILAAMLEEPHLASPDQLDYWVKSFENIEISEQMALHLLVHIDNVYDKAKDWALGKKQIVKYTGILLMGRLALVDKEASDEDFESFFEVLPPLSKDASLQFVLKRTLIQVGKRNRNLNEITLMHLKHLLTIDNPVTQEMVKEVVDELTSPYIQDYLPD; from the coding sequence ATGGACTTTTTGTTAGATAATCCAGAGATTGAAAAGATATATCAAGAGATTGTGAAAATGATTATCCCATTGAAAAATGGAATTGTTGCAGACTCAATGAGTGCAAGAGGTATTAATTATAAGGTAAATTTAGGTGCTTCTACTTTGAGCCTTCATGATTTATCTAAAAAATATCAAAAGAATCACCTGTTGGCTTTAAAGCTATGGAATAAGGGCTGGCGTGAAACGATGATTTTGGCAGCAATGTTAGAGGAGCCACATCTAGCTTCTCCTGATCAATTGGATTATTGGGTAAAAAGCTTTGAAAATATCGAAATTTCGGAACAGATGGCACTTCATCTTTTAGTGCACATTGATAATGTTTATGACAAAGCCAAAGATTGGGCATTAGGAAAGAAACAGATAGTAAAATATACTGGAATACTGTTAATGGGACGATTGGCTCTTGTGGATAAAGAGGCTTCTGATGAGGATTTTGAATCTTTTTTTGAAGTATTGCCCCCACTGTCTAAAGATGCTTCTTTGCAATTTGTTTTAAAGCGAACTTTGATACAGGTAGGAAAAAGAAATCGCAATCTGAATGAAATAACCTTGATGCATTTAAAGCATTTATTAACCATAGATAATCCGGTCACACAAGAGATGGTAAAAGAAGTTGTAGATGAGTTGACAAGTCCTTACATACAAGATTACTTGCCGGATTGA
- a CDS encoding efflux RND transporter periplasmic adaptor subunit: MKKVRFLLVFLLVLAITSCNNKQNRKKSPPPTVFVSEVTVKDIPYNLEFVGQTYGYKDISIRARVDGFLEGIYFKEGSIVKKGQLLYHIEPRQLEAKVNEAISQLANAKATLINANNLYERVAPLAEINALSQKDLDQATANKRSAIAQVKAAQAQVNYAKIELGYTHIYAPISGVIGQTKAKVGDYVGKSPNPVVLNEVSQIDSILVEFYLPEKTYLELMRIKYQLKENKIYSRSTVFTMFLADGSTFPEKGKLNFIDRSIDPSTGSLKAQVSFLNKNNIIRPGQYALIQATLGQIKDAILIPQKAVTELQGEFSVYVVNSNKVDYRKVEVGEKMKDMWHINKGLKKGDIVITDGLMAVKNGMEVTPKMNR, encoded by the coding sequence ATGAAAAAAGTTCGATTCTTACTAGTGTTCCTTCTTGTCTTGGCAATTACCTCGTGTAATAACAAACAAAATAGAAAGAAATCGCCACCTCCTACTGTATTTGTTTCAGAAGTCACGGTAAAAGATATTCCTTACAATCTTGAATTTGTTGGTCAAACCTATGGATACAAAGACATATCTATAAGAGCAAGAGTCGACGGGTTTCTTGAAGGGATCTACTTTAAAGAAGGCTCCATTGTAAAAAAAGGACAACTTTTATATCATATAGAGCCAAGGCAGCTTGAAGCAAAAGTCAATGAAGCAATAAGTCAACTTGCAAATGCAAAAGCAACGTTAATCAATGCAAACAATCTATACGAAAGAGTTGCTCCATTGGCTGAGATAAATGCGCTAAGCCAGAAGGATCTAGATCAAGCAACCGCCAATAAGCGTTCAGCAATAGCTCAGGTTAAAGCAGCACAAGCTCAGGTTAATTATGCAAAGATTGAACTTGGCTACACACATATATATGCTCCCATCTCAGGTGTCATTGGTCAAACAAAAGCGAAGGTTGGAGATTACGTTGGTAAAAGTCCTAATCCAGTTGTTCTAAATGAAGTATCTCAGATTGACTCTATTCTTGTTGAGTTTTATCTTCCTGAAAAAACATACTTGGAATTAATGAGAATAAAGTATCAGCTGAAAGAGAATAAAATTTACAGTAGATCAACGGTCTTTACTATGTTTCTTGCTGATGGAAGTACATTTCCAGAAAAAGGGAAGCTTAACTTCATAGACAGGAGCATAGACCCTTCCACAGGTAGTCTTAAAGCCCAAGTAAGCTTTTTAAACAAGAATAATATTATTAGACCTGGGCAGTATGCATTAATCCAAGCCACTTTAGGACAAATAAAAGATGCTATCCTTATCCCACAAAAAGCAGTAACTGAATTACAAGGGGAATTCTCTGTCTATGTAGTAAACAGCAACAAGGTGGATTATCGAAAGGTAGAAGTAGGCGAAAAGATGAAGGATATGTGGCATATCAATAAAGGTTTAAAGAAAGGTGACATTGTCATTACAGACGGATTGATGGCTGTAAAAAATGGCATGGAGGTTACTCCAAAGATGAATCGATAA
- a CDS encoding efflux RND transporter permease subunit produces the protein MNKGNFFVKHPIVAMVIAISTVIIGIISLIQLPVEQYPNITPPMVEVKASYTGANAINVEESVATPIEQEVNGVDNMIYMKSINANDGSLRLQTSFEVGTNPDMNTVFTQTNVSAAMARLPSEVQKLGVTTKKTMSNIVLAINLYSDGRYDQSFLANYSIINIQDVLARIKGAGSVRTMGAGDYSMRIWIKPDKMAEMNIDINDIEHAINEQNVIESGGKFGGEPTSSDTKFTYTVRMPERLKTEEEFEEIIIKSLPSGAQVKVKDVADVELGSESYNTFGHYEGKGSAVIVIYQSPGSNAVDLGKEVIANMEELKKSFPEGVMYEIGLDATAPITAGIDEIIETLIIALLLVIFVVYIFIQDTRATLIPIFAIPVSLIGAFILFPLLGFTINVLSLLGLVLAIGIVVDDAIVVVEAVQVKIEKGMNSKDATNAAMKEVTSPIIGVSLVLIAVFIPVASISGITGQLYQQFAITIAVSVFFSAVNALSLSPALCSILLRKPKKHKGFLGKFFDGFNKWFGKTTDQYFNFTSIATQKIKRGLVFVAIIVVSMYFIGRKIPGGFMPTEDQGYFYVNVQLPFASALQRTDAVALDVEKIVKSLPEVDGITVVSGYSLYSQSMSTSAGVLFVSLKDWKERKRTANELIRALNMELRQKVKEGTAFAFAPPAIPGLGTGDGFSIMIQDKGGNSPNYLAANTKTFVDAAKKRPEIGRIFSAYQATVPQRSIELNYDAILKAGIPLQNIYKSVSAFLGGSYVNDFNRFGRLYRVYIQAAPEYRQTEKQIELYYIRNKDNESVPLANFVKIKNISGPEFTNRFNMYRSIELNGGPAFGYSSDEVLNALEEVANETLPKDMGYSWSNISYQQKKASGTSGIIFAISLLFVYLILTALYESWTLPLTILFGTPFAVFGALLSIYIARLISPSFVDNIFLQISLILLLALAAKNAILIIEFAKLKFDEGANLYDAAMEAAKLRFRPILMTAFSFVFGVLPLVLASGAGAESRKVMGVALVGGMLVATIIGVVIYPMFFVLIGKLAKYEKHRDNKKTDN, from the coding sequence ATGAACAAAGGTAATTTTTTTGTAAAGCATCCGATAGTAGCAATGGTTATCGCAATCAGTACTGTGATTATCGGAATAATATCTCTAATACAACTTCCCGTCGAGCAGTATCCCAATATTACACCTCCAATGGTAGAGGTGAAGGCTAGCTATACAGGTGCCAACGCAATTAATGTAGAAGAGTCTGTCGCAACTCCGATTGAACAAGAAGTCAATGGAGTGGACAACATGATCTACATGAAATCCATTAATGCGAATGATGGTTCTCTAAGATTACAAACGTCTTTTGAAGTAGGTACTAATCCTGATATGAATACTGTTTTTACTCAAACTAATGTATCAGCAGCGATGGCTCGGCTTCCAAGCGAAGTTCAAAAACTGGGTGTGACAACCAAAAAGACAATGAGTAATATCGTATTAGCCATCAACCTTTATTCTGATGGAAGATACGATCAAAGTTTTCTGGCCAACTACTCAATTATTAATATACAAGATGTACTTGCAAGAATAAAAGGAGCAGGAAGTGTTCGAACGATGGGGGCTGGTGATTACTCCATGAGAATATGGATTAAGCCTGACAAAATGGCTGAGATGAATATCGACATCAATGATATTGAGCATGCAATAAACGAACAGAATGTTATTGAATCTGGAGGTAAATTTGGAGGAGAACCAACCTCTTCTGACACAAAGTTCACCTATACGGTAAGGATGCCCGAAAGATTAAAGACAGAAGAGGAGTTTGAAGAGATTATTATCAAGAGTCTTCCAAGTGGAGCACAAGTAAAGGTAAAAGATGTTGCTGATGTAGAACTAGGTTCGGAATCATACAATACATTTGGACATTACGAAGGCAAGGGGTCTGCAGTTATCGTAATCTATCAATCGCCAGGATCCAATGCTGTTGATCTAGGAAAAGAGGTGATTGCCAATATGGAAGAGCTTAAAAAATCATTCCCTGAAGGTGTAATGTATGAGATTGGACTAGATGCCACTGCTCCTATTACAGCCGGTATTGACGAGATTATCGAAACGCTTATCATTGCTCTATTACTGGTTATTTTTGTTGTATACATATTTATTCAAGACACAAGAGCTACATTAATACCTATTTTTGCTATTCCTGTTTCATTAATCGGGGCATTCATTCTATTCCCACTGCTCGGGTTTACAATAAATGTACTTTCACTCTTAGGATTAGTACTCGCCATTGGTATTGTCGTGGATGATGCTATTGTGGTAGTAGAAGCTGTGCAGGTAAAAATAGAAAAAGGAATGAACTCTAAAGATGCCACCAATGCAGCGATGAAAGAAGTTACATCTCCTATTATAGGAGTGAGTTTAGTACTCATTGCTGTTTTTATTCCTGTTGCATCGATCTCGGGTATTACAGGGCAACTGTATCAACAATTTGCAATTACAATCGCTGTATCGGTCTTCTTTTCTGCTGTAAATGCCTTGTCATTAAGCCCTGCACTTTGTTCTATTTTATTACGAAAACCTAAAAAACACAAAGGCTTTTTAGGAAAATTCTTTGACGGTTTTAACAAATGGTTTGGGAAGACTACGGATCAATATTTCAACTTCACGTCTATAGCCACCCAAAAAATAAAACGCGGTCTCGTGTTTGTCGCTATCATTGTAGTATCGATGTATTTTATTGGAAGAAAAATACCTGGAGGTTTTATGCCTACCGAGGACCAGGGATATTTCTATGTAAATGTTCAGCTTCCATTTGCCTCAGCCCTTCAGAGAACAGATGCCGTAGCACTAGATGTAGAAAAAATTGTTAAAAGTCTTCCAGAAGTAGATGGTATCACCGTAGTTTCAGGATATAGTCTATATTCTCAAAGTATGTCCACTAGTGCAGGGGTCCTTTTTGTTAGCTTAAAAGATTGGAAGGAGAGAAAGAGGACAGCCAATGAGCTTATTCGAGCTCTCAACATGGAACTTAGACAAAAAGTAAAAGAAGGAACTGCTTTTGCCTTTGCTCCTCCTGCGATCCCAGGGTTGGGAACAGGAGATGGTTTTTCGATTATGATCCAAGACAAGGGGGGAAACTCACCGAATTATTTGGCAGCAAACACCAAGACATTTGTAGATGCAGCGAAGAAAAGACCAGAAATCGGACGCATTTTCTCGGCATATCAAGCCACCGTACCACAAAGGTCTATTGAACTCAACTACGATGCAATACTTAAAGCAGGGATACCATTGCAGAATATATACAAAAGTGTCAGTGCATTCTTAGGGGGATCTTATGTGAATGACTTTAATCGCTTCGGTAGATTATATCGAGTATACATTCAAGCAGCACCTGAATATAGACAAACAGAGAAACAAATAGAGCTTTACTATATAAGAAATAAGGACAATGAATCAGTTCCTCTTGCAAATTTTGTAAAGATAAAGAACATCTCAGGGCCTGAATTTACCAATCGATTCAATATGTATCGATCTATTGAGCTTAATGGAGGACCCGCCTTTGGATATAGTTCGGATGAGGTATTAAATGCACTTGAGGAAGTTGCCAATGAGACTCTACCCAAAGATATGGGCTACTCTTGGAGCAACATATCATATCAACAAAAGAAGGCATCTGGTACATCCGGAATCATATTTGCGATCTCTTTGCTGTTTGTATATCTTATTTTAACTGCACTTTATGAGAGCTGGACACTACCATTAACCATTTTATTTGGAACACCTTTTGCGGTATTCGGAGCACTATTGAGCATCTATATTGCCCGTCTAATAAGCCCAAGCTTTGTAGATAATATCTTTTTACAGATTTCTCTAATTCTACTGCTAGCTCTTGCTGCAAAGAATGCTATTCTAATCATTGAGTTTGCAAAACTAAAGTTTGATGAGGGTGCCAATCTATATGATGCAGCAATGGAAGCCGCTAAATTACGTTTCCGTCCAATTCTAATGACTGCATTCTCATTCGTTTTTGGTGTACTTCCTCTAGTACTAGCATCAGGTGCTGGTGCTGAATCAAGAAAGGTAATGGGAGTTGCACTAGTAGGAGGAATGCTTGTCGCAACAATAATTGGTGTAGTTATCTATCCAATGTTCTTTGTTCTGATTGGCAAACTTGCAAAGTATGAGAAACATAGAGACAATAAAAAAACTGATAATTAA